In Capsicum annuum cultivar UCD-10X-F1 chromosome 11, UCD10Xv1.1, whole genome shotgun sequence, one genomic interval encodes:
- the LOC107848687 gene encoding intracellular ribonuclease LX translates to MIKFQKSLLIKIIGVQCLLLVLCVASQDFDFFYFVQQWPGSYCDTRRSCCYPTTGKPDEDFSIHGLWPNYENGKWPQNCDRESSLDESEISDLISTMEKNWPSLACPSSDGMRFWSHEWLKHGTCSALSQRAYFQTALDFKRKSNLLQNLKNAGIHPRNGEHYSLESFKEAIEEGVGHTPFIECNVDSRGNNQLYQVYLCVDSTASNFIDCPVFPHGGKCGSKIEFPPFSSNDHDEF, encoded by the exons atgataaaatttcaaaaatcattaTTGATCAAGATTATTGGTGTACAATGTTTATTACTAGTTCTTTGTGTTGCATCACAAGACTTTGATTTCTTCTACTTTGTTCAACAG TGGCCGGGGTCTTATTGTGACACGAGGCGTAGTTGCTGCTATCCAACTACTGGAAAACCTGATGAAGATTTCAGTATACATGGTCTATGGCCAAACTATGAAAATggaaaatggccacaaaattgtGATAGGGAAAGTTCTTTGGATGAATCAGAG ATATCAGATCTTATAAGCACAATGGAAAAGAATTGGCCATCACTAGCTTGTCCAAGTAGTGATGGTATGAGATTTTGGAGCCATGAATGGCTAAAACATGGGACTTGTTCAGCACTTAGCCAACGTGCCTACTTCCAAACAGCACTTGacttcaaaagaaaatcaaaccTTCTTCAGAATCTCAAGAATGCag GGATTCATCCAAGGAATGGAGAACATTATAGTTTAGAAAGCTTTAAGGAAGCAATTGAAGAGGGAGTCGGACACACACCTTTCATAGAGTGCAATGTGGATTCACGAGGGAACAACCAATTATACCAAGTTTACCTTTGTGTGGACTCTACTGCATCAAATTTCATTGATTGTCCTGTTTTCCCACATGGTGGAAAATGTGGTTCCAAGATTGAATTTCCTCCTTTCTCCTCAAATGATCAtgatgaattttaa